One Capsicum annuum cultivar UCD-10X-F1 chromosome 2, UCD10Xv1.1, whole genome shotgun sequence genomic window carries:
- the LOC107858997 gene encoding protein CHUP1, chloroplastic: protein MGEEKSLENRLRASRFADQNKAPKGSNSNVKGNSSMSKVRSSWSSQIVKGLSGERKTKLQTIIHAKKEQVSGNENSNQKNSSGVSQPKVKRSLMGDLSCSATSTQVHPQTVNISRTKPSGSRDLFLEIDHLRSLLQESKERELKLQAELSEFKRSPKAVELERELELKKSEIDSFIKKVELMECEKEVLSHQLNSLTATLERQDGISNREDVKSVTSLEMEVVELRRLNKELQLQKRDISCRLSSMESQLAIVGKVPEGDTIENIKAEASLLRHKNENLCKQVEGLQMSRMNEVEELAYLRWVNSCLREELRSCSSMTYDKTSSPYGSEKSRESLCLSYDHSDEDSKDSNAKRLSLVKKLKKWPITDEDMQLAESPDDSINHSWEDTQSSTRRHSISGSKFCGEDLIFNKRRQSDVFMCSREVEKEIEPLVSQHKLTYPLEVEKRVLRIPNPPPRPSSVALVEQEGEISVQVPGPPPPPPPPPPPPPPKLPGKTTSGMVQRAPQVVEFYHSLMKRDSRKDSLNGGVCDASSVSDVRSSMIDEIENRSSYLLAIRADVETQAEFVISLIAEVNNAVYSDIEDVVAFVKWLDDELCFLVDERAVLKHFDWPERKADTLREAAFGYRDLKKLENEVSTYQDDPRLPCDIALKKMISLSEKMERSVYNLLRTRDSLMCHCKEFKIPTHWMLDNGILSKIKFGSVKLAKVYMKRVAAEIQSKGPLDKDTSMDYMLLQGVRFAFRIHQFAGGFDAETMQAFEELRGLALSLNKK, encoded by the exons ATGGGGGAGGAAAAATCATTAGAGAACAGATTGAGAGCTTCAAGATTTGCTGATCAAAATAAGGCACCAAAGGGTAGTAATAGCAATGTAAAAGGGAATAGCAGTATGTCAAAGGTGAGATCTTCATGGAGTTCTCAGATTGTTAAGGGTTTATCAGGGGAGAGAAAAACCAAGTTGCAAACCATAATTCATGCCAAGAAAGAGCAGGTTTCTGGTAACGAAAACTCGAACCAGAAGAATTCTTCTGGGGTTTCGCAGCCAAAAGTGAAGAGGTCTCTAATGGGAGACTTGTCATGTTCAGCCACTTCAACTcaagttcatcctcaaacagttAATATCAGTAGGACTAAACCTTCCGGTTCGCGTGATCTATTCCTTGAAATTGATCATTTGAGGAGCTTATTACAAGAATCAAAggaaagggaattgaagttgcaGGCTGAATTATCCGAATTTAAGAGGAGTCCGAAGGCGGTTGAGCTTGAGAGGGAGCTCGAACTGAAGAAGAGTGAGATTGATAGCTTTATCAAGAAAGTTGAATTGATGGAATGTGAAAAGGAAGTCCTTTCTCATCAACTAAATTCATTGACTGCTACTCTTGAGAGGCAAGATGGGATATCCAACAGGGAAGATGTCAAAAGTGTGACTAGTTTGGAAATGGAGGTCGTGGAGTTGAGGCGCTTGAATAAGGAGCTCCAGCTTCAGAAAAGAGATATTTCTTGCAGGTTGTCTTCCATGGAGTCCCAGCTAGCCATTGTTGGAAAAGTTCCAGAG GGAGATACAATTGAGAATATTAAAGCAGAGGCTTCTTTGTTGAGACACAAAAATGAAAACCTTTGCAAACAAGTTGAGGGTCTTCAAATGAGTAGGATGAATGAGGTTGAGGAGCTTGCCTACTTGAGATGGGTGAACTCGTGTTTGCGAGAAGAGTTGCGCAGTTGCTCGTCCATGACATATGATAAGACTTCTAGCCCTTATGGTAGTGAAAAAAGTAGGGAATCACTTTGCTTGTCTTATGATCATAGTGATGAGGACTCAAAAGATAGTAATGCCAAGAGGTTAAGCCTCGTTAAGAAGCTAAAGAAATGGCCTATTACTGATGAAGATATGCAACTAGCTGAGAGCCCAGATGATAGCATTAATCATAGTTGGGAGGATACACAAAGTTCTACTCGTAGACATTCGATAAGTGGATCAAAATTTTGTGGTGAGGACTTGATATTTAATAAGAGAAGGCAATCGGATGTCTTCATGTGTTCCAGGGAAGTGGAGAAGGAGATTGAGCCTCTTGTATCCCAACATAAATTAACCTATCCTTTGGAGGTCGAGAAACGTGTCTTGCGGATTCCTAATCCCCCTCCGAGGCCTTCATCTGTTGCTTTAGTTGAACAAGAAGGAGAAATTTCTGTTCAAGTTCCTGGTCCTCCACCACCTCCCCctcctccaccaccaccacctcctccaaaACTTCCGGGAAAGACTACATCAGGCATGGTACAGAGAGCCCCTCAAGTAGTAGAGTTTTATCATTCACTGATGAAGAGAGACTCAAGGAAGGATTCATTAAATGGAGGAGTATGTGATGCATCAAGTGTTTCAGACGTTCGTAGTAGCATGATCGATGAAATTGAGAATAGATCATCATATTTGCTGGCT ATAAGGGCAGATGTGGAGACTCAAGCAGAATTTGTGATTTCCCTTATAGCAGAGGTCAATAATGCAGTTTATTCAGACATCGAGGACGTGGTTGCTTTTGTGAAATGGCTCGATGATGAactttgctttctg GTGGATGAAAGGGCAGTCCTGAAGCACTTTGACTGGCCAGAGAGAAAAGCAGACACACTACGGGAGGCAGCATTTGGATATAGAGATCTCAAGAAGTTGGAGAATGAAGTTTCAACTTACCAGGACGATCCTCGGTTGCCATGTGATATTGCACTAAAGAAGATGATTTCTTTGTCAGAGAA GATGGAACGTAGTGTCTATAACCTTCTTCGGACAAGAGACTCACTGATGTGTCACTGCAAAGAGTTCAAAATCCCCACACACTGGATGCTTGATAATGGGATATTAAGCAAG